From a region of the Pongo abelii isolate AG06213 chromosome 9, NHGRI_mPonAbe1-v2.0_pri, whole genome shotgun sequence genome:
- the FAM111A gene encoding serine protease FAM111A isoform X1 — MSCKKQRSRKHSVNEKCNTKIEHYFSPVSKEQQNNSSTSLMKMESRGGPRAIINTQAQRFHSPKKNPEDQTVPQNRIILVTLDVNHRKNQNMKHELTHSENGSLYMALNTLQAVRKEIETHQGQEMLVRGTEGIKAYINLGMPLSCFPESCHVVITFPQSKSKQEEDNHVFGRHDKALTECVKFYIHAIGIGKYRRIVKCGKLHKKGCKLCVYAFKGETIKDALCKDGRFLLFLESDDWKLIENNDSILESTQPVDELEGKHFQVEVEKRMVPSAAASQNLESEKRNTGVLREQVVAQYPSLKRESEKIKENLKKKMKAKTGETLYNLHRTTFGKVTKNSSSIKVVKLLARLSDSVGYLFWNSATTGCATCFVFKELFILTCRHVIDDIVGDGIEPSKWATIIGQCVRVTFGYEELKDKETNYFFVEPWFEIHNEELDYAVLKLKENGQQVPMELYNGITPVPLSGLIHIIGHPYGEKKQIDACAVIPQGQRAKKCQERVQSKKAENPEYVHMYTQRSFQKIVQNPDVITYDTEFFFGTSGSPVFDSNGSLVAMHAAGFAYTYQNQIRSIIEFGSTMESILLDIKQRHKPWYEEVFISQQDVEMMSDEDL, encoded by the exons ATGAGCTGTAAGAAGCAGAGGTCACGGAAGCACTCAGTCAATGAAAAATGTAATACGAAAATCGAGCACTATTTTTCTCCG gtCTCTAAAGAGCAACAGAATAATTCCAGTACTTCTCTAATGAAGATGGAGTCTAGAGGAGGCCCAAGAGCCATAATTAATACCCAGGCTCAAAGATTCCATTCACCTAAGAAAAATCCAGAAGACCAGACCGTGCCCCAAAATAGGATAATACTTGTTACCTTGGATGTAAATCACAGGAAAAACCAAAATATGAAACATGAGCTCACACATAGTGAGAATGGTAGCTTATATATGGCTCTCAACACTCTCCAGGCTGTCAGAAAAGAGATAGAAACTCACCAAGGCCAAGAAATGCTTGTGCGTGGCACAGAAGGAATCAAAGCGTACATAAACCTTGGAATGCCCCTCAGTTGTTTCCCTGAAAGCTGCCATGTGGTCATTACATTTCCCCAAAGTAAAAGTAAGCAGGAGGAAGATAACCACGTATTTGGCAGGCATGACAAAGCATTGACTGAATGTGTCAAATTTTACATTCATGCAATTGGAATTGGGAAGTATAGAAGGATTGTTAAATGTGGGAAGCTTCACAAAAAGGGGTGCAAACTCTGTGTTTATGCTTTCAAAGGAGAAACCATCAAGGATGCTCTGTGCAAGGATGGCaggtttcttttgtttctggAGAGTGATGATTGGAAACTCATTGAAAACAACGACTCCATTTTAGAAAGCACCCAGCCAGTTGATGAGTTAGAAGGCAAACACTTTCAGGTTGAGGTTGAGAAAAGAATGGTCCCCAGTGCAGCAGCTTCTCAGAATCTCGAGTCAGAGAAAAGAAACACCGGTGTGTTGAGAGAACAAGTCGTGGCTCAGTACCCCAGTTtgaaaagagaaagtgaaaaaatcaaggaaaacttaaagaaaaaaatgaaagcaaaaactgGGGAAACATTATATAACTTGCATAGAACAACGTTTGGGAAAGTAACAAAAAACTCTTCTTCAATTAAAGTAGTGAAACTTCTTGCACGTCTCAGTGACTCAGTTGGGTACTTATTCTGGAACAGTGCAACTACGGGTTGCGCCACctgctttgtttttaaagaattgttCATTTTAACTTGTCGGCATGTAATAGATGACATTGTGGGAGACGGAATAGAGCCAAGTAAGTGGGCAACCATAATTGGTCAATGTGTAAGGGTGACATTTGGTTATGAAGAGctaaaagacaaggaaacaaacTACTTTTTTGTTGAACCTTGGTTTGAGATACATAATGAAGAGCTTGACTATGCTGTCCTGAAACTGAAGGAAAATGGACAACAAGTACCTATGGAACTATATAATGGAATTACTCCTGTGCCACTTAGTGGGTTGATACATATTATTGGCCATCCATATGGAGAAAAAAAGCAGATTGATGCTTGTGCTGTGATCCCTCAGGGTCAGCGAGCAAAGAAATGTCAGGAACGTGTTCAGTCTAAAAAAGCAGAAAATCCAGAGTATGTCCATATGTATACTCAAAGAAGTTTCCAGAAAATAGTTCAGAACCCTGATGTGATTACGTATGACACTGAGTTTTTCTTTGGGACTTCCGGCTCCCCTGTGTTTGATTCAAATGGTTCATTGGTGGCCATGCATGCTGCTGGCTTTGCTTACACCTACCAAAATCAGATTCGTAGTATCATTGAGTTTGGCTCTACTATGGAATCCATCCTCCTTGATATTAAGCAAAGACATAAACCATGGTATGAAGAAGTATTTATAAGTCAGCAGGATGTAGAAATGATGAGTGATGAGGACTTGTGA
- the FAM111A gene encoding serine protease FAM111A isoform X2 — protein sequence MKMESRGGPRAIINTQAQRFHSPKKNPEDQTVPQNRIILVTLDVNHRKNQNMKHELTHSENGSLYMALNTLQAVRKEIETHQGQEMLVRGTEGIKAYINLGMPLSCFPESCHVVITFPQSKSKQEEDNHVFGRHDKALTECVKFYIHAIGIGKYRRIVKCGKLHKKGCKLCVYAFKGETIKDALCKDGRFLLFLESDDWKLIENNDSILESTQPVDELEGKHFQVEVEKRMVPSAAASQNLESEKRNTGVLREQVVAQYPSLKRESEKIKENLKKKMKAKTGETLYNLHRTTFGKVTKNSSSIKVVKLLARLSDSVGYLFWNSATTGCATCFVFKELFILTCRHVIDDIVGDGIEPSKWATIIGQCVRVTFGYEELKDKETNYFFVEPWFEIHNEELDYAVLKLKENGQQVPMELYNGITPVPLSGLIHIIGHPYGEKKQIDACAVIPQGQRAKKCQERVQSKKAENPEYVHMYTQRSFQKIVQNPDVITYDTEFFFGTSGSPVFDSNGSLVAMHAAGFAYTYQNQIRSIIEFGSTMESILLDIKQRHKPWYEEVFISQQDVEMMSDEDL from the coding sequence ATGAAGATGGAGTCTAGAGGAGGCCCAAGAGCCATAATTAATACCCAGGCTCAAAGATTCCATTCACCTAAGAAAAATCCAGAAGACCAGACCGTGCCCCAAAATAGGATAATACTTGTTACCTTGGATGTAAATCACAGGAAAAACCAAAATATGAAACATGAGCTCACACATAGTGAGAATGGTAGCTTATATATGGCTCTCAACACTCTCCAGGCTGTCAGAAAAGAGATAGAAACTCACCAAGGCCAAGAAATGCTTGTGCGTGGCACAGAAGGAATCAAAGCGTACATAAACCTTGGAATGCCCCTCAGTTGTTTCCCTGAAAGCTGCCATGTGGTCATTACATTTCCCCAAAGTAAAAGTAAGCAGGAGGAAGATAACCACGTATTTGGCAGGCATGACAAAGCATTGACTGAATGTGTCAAATTTTACATTCATGCAATTGGAATTGGGAAGTATAGAAGGATTGTTAAATGTGGGAAGCTTCACAAAAAGGGGTGCAAACTCTGTGTTTATGCTTTCAAAGGAGAAACCATCAAGGATGCTCTGTGCAAGGATGGCaggtttcttttgtttctggAGAGTGATGATTGGAAACTCATTGAAAACAACGACTCCATTTTAGAAAGCACCCAGCCAGTTGATGAGTTAGAAGGCAAACACTTTCAGGTTGAGGTTGAGAAAAGAATGGTCCCCAGTGCAGCAGCTTCTCAGAATCTCGAGTCAGAGAAAAGAAACACCGGTGTGTTGAGAGAACAAGTCGTGGCTCAGTACCCCAGTTtgaaaagagaaagtgaaaaaatcaaggaaaacttaaagaaaaaaatgaaagcaaaaactgGGGAAACATTATATAACTTGCATAGAACAACGTTTGGGAAAGTAACAAAAAACTCTTCTTCAATTAAAGTAGTGAAACTTCTTGCACGTCTCAGTGACTCAGTTGGGTACTTATTCTGGAACAGTGCAACTACGGGTTGCGCCACctgctttgtttttaaagaattgttCATTTTAACTTGTCGGCATGTAATAGATGACATTGTGGGAGACGGAATAGAGCCAAGTAAGTGGGCAACCATAATTGGTCAATGTGTAAGGGTGACATTTGGTTATGAAGAGctaaaagacaaggaaacaaacTACTTTTTTGTTGAACCTTGGTTTGAGATACATAATGAAGAGCTTGACTATGCTGTCCTGAAACTGAAGGAAAATGGACAACAAGTACCTATGGAACTATATAATGGAATTACTCCTGTGCCACTTAGTGGGTTGATACATATTATTGGCCATCCATATGGAGAAAAAAAGCAGATTGATGCTTGTGCTGTGATCCCTCAGGGTCAGCGAGCAAAGAAATGTCAGGAACGTGTTCAGTCTAAAAAAGCAGAAAATCCAGAGTATGTCCATATGTATACTCAAAGAAGTTTCCAGAAAATAGTTCAGAACCCTGATGTGATTACGTATGACACTGAGTTTTTCTTTGGGACTTCCGGCTCCCCTGTGTTTGATTCAAATGGTTCATTGGTGGCCATGCATGCTGCTGGCTTTGCTTACACCTACCAAAATCAGATTCGTAGTATCATTGAGTTTGGCTCTACTATGGAATCCATCCTCCTTGATATTAAGCAAAGACATAAACCATGGTATGAAGAAGTATTTATAAGTCAGCAGGATGTAGAAATGATGAGTGATGAGGACTTGTGA